The Delphinus delphis chromosome 2, mDelDel1.2, whole genome shotgun sequence genome contains a region encoding:
- the KATNBL1 gene encoding KATNB1-like protein 1 isoform X1 translates to MASETHNVKKRNFCNNIEDHFIDVPRKRVSNFTNKNMKEVKKSPKQLAAYITRTVGQAVKSPDKLRKVIYHRKKVHHPFQNPCYRKKQSPNSGGCDMANKENELACAGRLPEQVRQGSRPYLVSPSDSGSSQTESPSSKYSGFFSEPSHVLPLVTTNLISFFVSQDHETMTQVLFSRNLRLNVALTFWRKRSISELVAYLVRIEDLGVVVDCLPVLTNSLQEEKQYISLGCCVDLLPLVKSLLKSKFEEYIIVGLNWLQAVIKRWWSELSSKTEIINDGNIQILKQQLSGLWEQENHLTLVPGYTGNIAKDVDAYLLQLH, encoded by the exons ATGGCATCTGAAACCCACAATGTTAAAAAACGCAACTTTTGTAATAATATTGAAGATCATTTCATTGATGTTCCTAGAAAAAGGGTCTCTAATTTCACTAATAAGAACATGAAGGAG gttaaGAAATCTCCAAAACAGTTGGCTGCTTACATAACTAG AACAGTTGGACAAGCTGTGAAAAGCCCAGATAAACTACGTAAGGTGATCTATCACAGAAAGAAAGTTCATCATCCTTTTCAAAATCCTTGCTACAGAAAAAAGCAGTCCCCCAACAGCGGGGGCTGTGACATGGCAAATAAAGAGAATGAGCTGGCTTGTGCAGGCCGCCTCCCTGAGCAAGTGCGGCAGGGTAGTCGACCATATCTGGTTAGCCCCAGTGATTCTGGTTCTTCACAGACAGAAAGCCCATCATCAAAAtatagtgggtttttttctgaG CCAAGCCACgtcctgcctctggtaaccacaaatctgatctcttttttt GTTTCTCAGGACCATGAAACAATGACACAGGTTTTGTTCAGCAGGAATTTGAGATTGAATGTAGCTTTAACTTTCTGGAGAAAGAGAAGTATAAGTGAACTTGTAGCTTATTTGGTGAG GATAGAAGACCTTGGAGTTGTGGTGGATTGCCTTCCTGTGCTCACCAATAG ttTACAGGAGGAAAAACAATACATCTCACTTGGCTGCTGTGTAGACTTGTTGCCTCTAGTAAAGTCACTACTTAAAAGCAAATTTGAAGA ATATATAATAGTTGGTTTAAACTGGCTTCAAGCAGTCATAAAAAGGTGGTGGTCAGAACTATCATCCAAAACAGAAATTATAAATGATGG aaatattcagattttaaaacaacaattaaGTGGATTGTGGGAACAGGAAAACCATCTTACTTTGGTTCCAGGATATACTGGTAATATAGCCAAG GATGTAGATGCTTATTTATTACAGTTGCATTGA
- the KATNBL1 gene encoding KATNB1-like protein 1 isoform X2 — MASETHNVKKRNFCNNIEDHFIDVPRKRVSNFTNKNMKEVKKSPKQLAAYITRTVGQAVKSPDKLRKVIYHRKKVHHPFQNPCYRKKQSPNSGGCDMANKENELACAGRLPEQVRQGSRPYLVSPSDSGSSQTESPSSKYSGFFSEVSQDHETMTQVLFSRNLRLNVALTFWRKRSISELVAYLVRIEDLGVVVDCLPVLTNSLQEEKQYISLGCCVDLLPLVKSLLKSKFEEYIIVGLNWLQAVIKRWWSELSSKTEIINDGNIQILKQQLSGLWEQENHLTLVPGYTGNIAKDVDAYLLQLH, encoded by the exons ATGGCATCTGAAACCCACAATGTTAAAAAACGCAACTTTTGTAATAATATTGAAGATCATTTCATTGATGTTCCTAGAAAAAGGGTCTCTAATTTCACTAATAAGAACATGAAGGAG gttaaGAAATCTCCAAAACAGTTGGCTGCTTACATAACTAG AACAGTTGGACAAGCTGTGAAAAGCCCAGATAAACTACGTAAGGTGATCTATCACAGAAAGAAAGTTCATCATCCTTTTCAAAATCCTTGCTACAGAAAAAAGCAGTCCCCCAACAGCGGGGGCTGTGACATGGCAAATAAAGAGAATGAGCTGGCTTGTGCAGGCCGCCTCCCTGAGCAAGTGCGGCAGGGTAGTCGACCATATCTGGTTAGCCCCAGTGATTCTGGTTCTTCACAGACAGAAAGCCCATCATCAAAAtatagtgggtttttttctgaG GTTTCTCAGGACCATGAAACAATGACACAGGTTTTGTTCAGCAGGAATTTGAGATTGAATGTAGCTTTAACTTTCTGGAGAAAGAGAAGTATAAGTGAACTTGTAGCTTATTTGGTGAG GATAGAAGACCTTGGAGTTGTGGTGGATTGCCTTCCTGTGCTCACCAATAG ttTACAGGAGGAAAAACAATACATCTCACTTGGCTGCTGTGTAGACTTGTTGCCTCTAGTAAAGTCACTACTTAAAAGCAAATTTGAAGA ATATATAATAGTTGGTTTAAACTGGCTTCAAGCAGTCATAAAAAGGTGGTGGTCAGAACTATCATCCAAAACAGAAATTATAAATGATGG aaatattcagattttaaaacaacaattaaGTGGATTGTGGGAACAGGAAAACCATCTTACTTTGGTTCCAGGATATACTGGTAATATAGCCAAG GATGTAGATGCTTATTTATTACAGTTGCATTGA